A single Ziziphus jujuba cultivar Dongzao chromosome 11, ASM3175591v1 DNA region contains:
- the LOC107433597 gene encoding prolycopene isomerase, chloroplastic translates to MSSSIIYSPLKLAALWPTGLESNFLYGDPLKSSNSKRYHLGGVNLGSCVANSRNQKLTVRSNSVLSVDKIVEKDGGGGGGREKHYDAIVIGSGIGGLVAATQLAVKGARVLALEKYVIPGGSSGYYQRDGYTFDVGSSVMFGFSDKGNLNLITQALAAVGCKMQVIPDPTTVHFHLPNDLSVRVHREYSEFIAELTSKFPHEKEGIIKFYSECWKIFNALNSLELKSLEEPIYLFGQFFQKPLECLTLAYYLPQNAGDIARKYINDPQLLSFIDAECFIVSTVNALQTPMINASMVLCDRHYGGINYPVGGVGGIAKSLANGLVEQGSEILYKANVTGIIIDHGKAVGVRLSDGREFFARTIISNATRWDTFGKLLKGEDLPKEEENFQKVYIKAPSFLSIHMGVKAEVLPPDTDCHHFVLENDWTRLEEPYGSIFLSIPTVLDSSLAPEGRHILHIFTTSSIEDWEGLSPKDYEAKKELVADEIIKRLEKKLFPGLMSSIVFREVGTPKTHRRYLARDRGTYGPMPRGTPKGLLGMPFNTTGIDGLYCVGDSCFPGQGVIAVAFSGVMCAHRVAADIGLEKKSPLLDAALLRTLGWLRTLA, encoded by the exons ATGAGTTCAAGCATTATTTATAGTCCCCTAAAGTTGGCCGCTCTCTGGCCTACAGGTTTAGAAAGCAATTTCCTCTATGGGGATCCATTGAAGAGTTCAAATTCCAAAAGATACCACCTTGGAGGTGTGAATTTAGGATCTTGTGTGGCGAATTCGAGGAACCAGAAGCTCACCGTGAGGTCAAATTCAGTATTAAGTGTAGATAAAATAGTGGAGaaagatggtggtggtggtggtggtaggGAGAAGCACTACGATGCCATTGTTATTGGATCAGGAATAGGAGGGTTGGTTGCGGCGACCCAGTTGGCGGTGAAGGGTGCCAGAGTTTTGGCTTTGGAGAAGTATGTGATTCCTGGTGGAAGCTCTGGGTATTACCAGAGGGATGGATATACTTTTGATGTGGGATCTTCTGTGATGTTCGGTTTCAGTGACAAG GggaatctaaatttaataacCCAAGCATTGGCAGCAGTTGGTTGTAAGATGCAGGTGATACCTGATCCAACTACTGTCCATTTCCATCTGCCCAATGACCTTTCTGTCCGAGTGCATAGAGAATACAGTGAATTCATTGCAGAACTTACTAGTAAATTTCCCCATGAAAAGGAAGGGATTATCAAATTCTATAGTGAATGTTGGAAG ATTTTCAATGCCTTGAACTCATTGGAGTTGAAATCACTTGAGGAGCCAATCTATCTTTTTGGGCAGTTTTTTCAGAAGCCTCTTGAATGCTTGACACTTG CCTACTATCTGCCTCAAAATGCTGGTGACATAGCTCGAAAGTACATTAATGATCCTCAATTGTTGTCTTTCATAGATGCAGAG TGTTTTATAGTGAGTACAGTTAATGCTTTGCAGACACCAATGATCAATGCAAGCATG GTTCTTTGTGACAGACATTATGGTGGCATTAACTACCCAGTTGGTGGTGTTGGTGGAATTGCTAAGTCCTTAGCAAATGGCCTGGTTGAACAGGGAAGTGAGATACTTTACAAGGCAAATGTGACAGGCATTATAATTGACCATGGCAAAGCT GTAGGAGTTAGGCTTTCAGATGGAAGGGAATTCTTTGCCAGAACCATAATATCGAATGCTACTAGATGGGATACATTTG GAAAGCTTTTAAAGGGAGAAGACCTTCCaaaagaagaggaaaattttCAGAAAGTATACATAAAGGCTCCATCTTTTCTTTCTATTCACATGGGGGTTAAAGCTGAAGTTCTACCACCAGATACAGATTGCCATCATTTTGTCCTTGAG AATGATTGGACAAGACTTGAAGAGCCATATGGAAGTATATTTTTGAGCATTCCAACTGTTCTTGATTCATCATTGGCTCCTGAAGGACGCCATATTCTTCACATATTTACAACCTCTTCCATTGAGGACTGGGAG GGTCTCTCGCCCAAGGACTACGAGGCAAAGAAGGAACTTGTGGCAgatgaaatcattaaaagaTTAGAGAAAAAACTATTTCCAGGACTTATGTCATCTATTGTTTTCAGGGAG GTGGGGACACCAAAGACACATAGGCGGTATTTGGCTCGTGACAGGGGTACCTACGGACCCATGCCTCGCGGAACTCCCAAGGGATTGTTGGGAATGCCTTTCAATACAACA GGTATAGATGGTTTGTACTGTGTTGGTGATAGCTGCTTTCCAGGTCAAGGTGTTATAGCTGTAGCTTTTTCAGGAGTAATGTGTGCTCATCGTGTAGCTGCTGATATTG GTCTTGAGAAGAAATCTCCATTACTGGATGCTGCCCTCCTTCGAACTCTTGGTTGGTTAAGAACACTAGCCTGA
- the LOC107433650 gene encoding ABC transporter G family member 22 isoform X2 — protein MSAAARLLAELPVLAWACLSPSRASLCLLMKSPILSLLATRISFTDVTYKIIIKGIRTNEEKDILNGITGSVNPGEVLALMGPSGSGKTTLLNLLGGRLFQSTVGGSITYNDQTFSKSLKSRIGFVTQDDVLFPHLTVKETLTYAALLRLPKALTKEQKEKRAIDVIHELGLERCQDTMIGGSFVRGVSGGERKRVSIGNEIIINPSLLFLDEPTSGLDSTTALKTVQMLHDIAEAGKTVVTTIHQPSSRLFHKFDKLILLGKGSLLYFGKASEAMTYFSSIGCSPLIAMNPAEFLLDLANGNVNDVSLPSELEDRVQTECADTDTRNGKPSPVSVHEYLVEAYDTKVAENEKKKLKIPLPLDEELKSKVSCPKREWGASWFQQYSILFCRGIKERKHDYFSWLRITQVLSTAIILGLLWWQSDAHTPKGLQDQAGLLFFIAVFWGFFPVFTAIFTFPQERAMLSKERAANMYRLSAYFLARTTSDLPLDLLLPILFLVVVYFMAGLRLSVSPFFLSMLIVLLSIVAAQGLGLAIGATLMDLKKATTLASVTVMTFMLAGGFFVNKVPVFISWVRYMSFNYHTYKLLLKVQYRHITPTINGMRLDSGITEVGALVAMVFGYRFLAYLSLRRMKLQSGA, from the exons ATGTCAGCAGCGGCGCGGCTCTTAGCCGAGCTTCCAGTGCTAGCTTGGGCTTGTCTTTCTCCTTCACGGGCTTCACTGTGCCTCCTGATGAAATCGCCGATTCTAAGCCTTTTAGCGACGAGGATATCC TTCACTGATGTGACATACAAGATAATCATCAAGGGAATAAGAACGAATGAAGAGAAGGACATCTTGAATGGGATTACTGGTTCAGTAAATCCAGGAGAGGTTTTGGCTTTGATGGGTCCCTCAGGGAGTGGAAAAACAACACTCCTAAATTTGCTTGGAGGGAGGCTGTTCCAGTCCACGGTTGGAGGGTCAATTACTTACAATGATCAGACATTTTCTAAGTCATTAAAAAGCAG GATAGGGTTTGTAACTCAAGACGACGTGCTATTTCCTCACCTCACAGTGAAGGAAACATTAACATATGCTGCACTCCTACGATTGCCTAAGGCATTAACAAAAGAGCAGAAGGAAAAAAGAGCAATAGATGTCATTCATGAGCTTGGCTTAGAGAG GTGCCAAGATACTATGATTGGTGGCTCGTTTGTTCGAGGAGTTTCAGggggagagaggaagagagttTCCATTGGCAATGAGATTATAATCAAcccttctcttctttttcttgatGAGCCAACCTCTGGCCTGGATTCTACAACAGCTCTGAAAACTGTTCAGATGTTACATGACATAGCAGAG GCTGGAAAAACAGTGGTGACAACAATCCACCAGCCATCAAGCAGACTCTTCCACAAATTCGACAAGTTGATTCTTCTTGGGAAGGGAAGCTTGCTCTACTTTGGAAAGGCATCGGAAGCAATGACATATTTCTCATCGATAGGATGTTCCCCTTTAATTGCCATGAACCCTGCAGAGTTCCTGCTAGATCTTGCAAATGGAAATGTAAATGATGTTTCTTTACCATCAGAATTAGAGGATAGAGTGCAAACAGAGTGTGCAGATACTGACACTAGGAATGGAAAACCATCTCCTGTCAGCGTGCATGAG TATCTGGTGGAGGCCTATGATACAAAAGTTGCAGAAAATGAGAAGAAGAAACTTAAGATTCCTCTTCCTCTTGATGAAGAACTGAAGTCAAAGGTGAGTTGTCCAAAACGAGAATGGGGAGCAAGCTGGTTTCAACAATATTCTATATTGTTCTGTAGAGGAATTAAGGAACGGAAGCATGATTACTTCAGCTGGTTGAGAATCACCCAAGTTCTCTCCACTGCAATTATCTTGGGATTACTATGGTGGCAATCAGATGCTCACACTCCCAAAGGCCTGCAAGATCAG GCAGGACTTCTTTTCTTCATCGCCGTCTTCTGGGGATTCTTTCCTGTCTTCACTGCAATCTTTACATTTCCTCAAGAAAGAGCCATGTTGAGTAAGGAACGTGCGGCAAATATGTATAGATTAAGTGCATATTTCTTGGCTAGGACTACAAGTGACCTTCCGCTTGATCTGCTTCTACCAATATTGTTCCTTGTGGTCGTATACTTCATGGCAGGCTTAAGGCTGAGTGTTTCTCCCTTTTTCCTAAGCATGCTTATAGTTCTTCTTAGCATTGTGGCAGCTCag GGTCTTGGACTAGCTATTGGAGCTACACTCATGGACCTAAAGAAGGCCACAACTCTGGCTTCAGTAACTGTGATGACCTTCATGCTGGCTGGTGGATTCTTTGTGAAT AAAGTCCCAGTATTCATATCTTGGGTTAGGTATATGTCTTTCAACTACCACACCTACAAGCTTCTCCTCAAGGTTCAGTACCGACACATCACACCCACCATTAATGGGATGAGATTAGATTCTGGAATAACGGAAGTTGGTGCTCTGGTAGCTATGGTTTTTGGATATCGTTTTTTGGCATATCTTTCATTGAGAAGGATGAAACTTCAATCTGGAGCTTAA
- the LOC107433650 gene encoding ABC transporter G family member 22 isoform X3: protein MFTDVTYKIIIKGIRTNEEKDILNGITGSVNPGEVLALMGPSGSGKTTLLNLLGGRLFQSTVGGSITYNDQTFSKSLKSRIGFVTQDDVLFPHLTVKETLTYAALLRLPKALTKEQKEKRAIDVIHELGLERCQDTMIGGSFVRGVSGGERKRVSIGNEIIINPSLLFLDEPTSGLDSTTALKTVQMLHDIAEAGKTVVTTIHQPSSRLFHKFDKLILLGKGSLLYFGKASEAMTYFSSIGCSPLIAMNPAEFLLDLANGNVNDVSLPSELEDRVQTECADTDTRNGKPSPVSVHEYLVEAYDTKVAENEKKKLKIPLPLDEELKSKVSCPKREWGASWFQQYSILFCRGIKERKHDYFSWLRITQVLSTAIILGLLWWQSDAHTPKGLQDQAGLLFFIAVFWGFFPVFTAIFTFPQERAMLSKERAANMYRLSAYFLARTTSDLPLDLLLPILFLVVVYFMAGLRLSVSPFFLSMLIVLLSIVAAQGLGLAIGATLMDLKKATTLASVTVMTFMLAGGFFVNKVPVFISWVRYMSFNYHTYKLLLKVQYRHITPTINGMRLDSGITEVGALVAMVFGYRFLAYLSLRRMKLQSGA from the exons ATG TTCACTGATGTGACATACAAGATAATCATCAAGGGAATAAGAACGAATGAAGAGAAGGACATCTTGAATGGGATTACTGGTTCAGTAAATCCAGGAGAGGTTTTGGCTTTGATGGGTCCCTCAGGGAGTGGAAAAACAACACTCCTAAATTTGCTTGGAGGGAGGCTGTTCCAGTCCACGGTTGGAGGGTCAATTACTTACAATGATCAGACATTTTCTAAGTCATTAAAAAGCAG GATAGGGTTTGTAACTCAAGACGACGTGCTATTTCCTCACCTCACAGTGAAGGAAACATTAACATATGCTGCACTCCTACGATTGCCTAAGGCATTAACAAAAGAGCAGAAGGAAAAAAGAGCAATAGATGTCATTCATGAGCTTGGCTTAGAGAG GTGCCAAGATACTATGATTGGTGGCTCGTTTGTTCGAGGAGTTTCAGggggagagaggaagagagttTCCATTGGCAATGAGATTATAATCAAcccttctcttctttttcttgatGAGCCAACCTCTGGCCTGGATTCTACAACAGCTCTGAAAACTGTTCAGATGTTACATGACATAGCAGAG GCTGGAAAAACAGTGGTGACAACAATCCACCAGCCATCAAGCAGACTCTTCCACAAATTCGACAAGTTGATTCTTCTTGGGAAGGGAAGCTTGCTCTACTTTGGAAAGGCATCGGAAGCAATGACATATTTCTCATCGATAGGATGTTCCCCTTTAATTGCCATGAACCCTGCAGAGTTCCTGCTAGATCTTGCAAATGGAAATGTAAATGATGTTTCTTTACCATCAGAATTAGAGGATAGAGTGCAAACAGAGTGTGCAGATACTGACACTAGGAATGGAAAACCATCTCCTGTCAGCGTGCATGAG TATCTGGTGGAGGCCTATGATACAAAAGTTGCAGAAAATGAGAAGAAGAAACTTAAGATTCCTCTTCCTCTTGATGAAGAACTGAAGTCAAAGGTGAGTTGTCCAAAACGAGAATGGGGAGCAAGCTGGTTTCAACAATATTCTATATTGTTCTGTAGAGGAATTAAGGAACGGAAGCATGATTACTTCAGCTGGTTGAGAATCACCCAAGTTCTCTCCACTGCAATTATCTTGGGATTACTATGGTGGCAATCAGATGCTCACACTCCCAAAGGCCTGCAAGATCAG GCAGGACTTCTTTTCTTCATCGCCGTCTTCTGGGGATTCTTTCCTGTCTTCACTGCAATCTTTACATTTCCTCAAGAAAGAGCCATGTTGAGTAAGGAACGTGCGGCAAATATGTATAGATTAAGTGCATATTTCTTGGCTAGGACTACAAGTGACCTTCCGCTTGATCTGCTTCTACCAATATTGTTCCTTGTGGTCGTATACTTCATGGCAGGCTTAAGGCTGAGTGTTTCTCCCTTTTTCCTAAGCATGCTTATAGTTCTTCTTAGCATTGTGGCAGCTCag GGTCTTGGACTAGCTATTGGAGCTACACTCATGGACCTAAAGAAGGCCACAACTCTGGCTTCAGTAACTGTGATGACCTTCATGCTGGCTGGTGGATTCTTTGTGAAT AAAGTCCCAGTATTCATATCTTGGGTTAGGTATATGTCTTTCAACTACCACACCTACAAGCTTCTCCTCAAGGTTCAGTACCGACACATCACACCCACCATTAATGGGATGAGATTAGATTCTGGAATAACGGAAGTTGGTGCTCTGGTAGCTATGGTTTTTGGATATCGTTTTTTGGCATATCTTTCATTGAGAAGGATGAAACTTCAATCTGGAGCTTAA
- the LOC107433650 gene encoding ABC transporter G family member 22 isoform X1 — protein sequence MATTLARTKSEQLVETVAAAFKSPPSTTNETVGSADSGGTLSRKSSRLITAASPGRASGASKNTHIRKSRSAQIKLDFDDVSSGAALSRASSASLGLSFSFTGFTVPPDEIADSKPFSDEDIPEDLEAGIRKPKFQAEPTLPIYLKFTDVTYKIIIKGIRTNEEKDILNGITGSVNPGEVLALMGPSGSGKTTLLNLLGGRLFQSTVGGSITYNDQTFSKSLKSRIGFVTQDDVLFPHLTVKETLTYAALLRLPKALTKEQKEKRAIDVIHELGLERCQDTMIGGSFVRGVSGGERKRVSIGNEIIINPSLLFLDEPTSGLDSTTALKTVQMLHDIAEAGKTVVTTIHQPSSRLFHKFDKLILLGKGSLLYFGKASEAMTYFSSIGCSPLIAMNPAEFLLDLANGNVNDVSLPSELEDRVQTECADTDTRNGKPSPVSVHEYLVEAYDTKVAENEKKKLKIPLPLDEELKSKVSCPKREWGASWFQQYSILFCRGIKERKHDYFSWLRITQVLSTAIILGLLWWQSDAHTPKGLQDQAGLLFFIAVFWGFFPVFTAIFTFPQERAMLSKERAANMYRLSAYFLARTTSDLPLDLLLPILFLVVVYFMAGLRLSVSPFFLSMLIVLLSIVAAQGLGLAIGATLMDLKKATTLASVTVMTFMLAGGFFVNKVPVFISWVRYMSFNYHTYKLLLKVQYRHITPTINGMRLDSGITEVGALVAMVFGYRFLAYLSLRRMKLQSGA from the exons atGGCTACAACGTTGGCGAGGACGAAATCGGAGCAATTGGTGGAGACGGTGGCGGCAGCATTTAAGTCGCCGCCATCAACCACCAACGAAACTGTTGGATCGGCTGATAGCGGTGGGACACTTTCGAGGAAGTCTAGCCGGCTAATCACGGCGGCTTCGCCAGGGAGAGCCAGCGGCGCCAGCAAAAACACCCACATTAGGAAGTCGAGAAGTGCCCAGATAAAGCTTGATTTCGACGATGTCAGCAGCGGCGCGGCTCTTAGCCGAGCTTCCAGTGCTAGCTTGGGCTTGTCTTTCTCCTTCACGGGCTTCACTGTGCCTCCTGATGAAATCGCCGATTCTAAGCCTTTTAGCGACGAGGATATCC CTGAAGATCTTGAAGCTGGAATTCGTAAGCCAAAATTTCAAGCTGAACCTACTTTGCCTATTTATCTCaag TTCACTGATGTGACATACAAGATAATCATCAAGGGAATAAGAACGAATGAAGAGAAGGACATCTTGAATGGGATTACTGGTTCAGTAAATCCAGGAGAGGTTTTGGCTTTGATGGGTCCCTCAGGGAGTGGAAAAACAACACTCCTAAATTTGCTTGGAGGGAGGCTGTTCCAGTCCACGGTTGGAGGGTCAATTACTTACAATGATCAGACATTTTCTAAGTCATTAAAAAGCAG GATAGGGTTTGTAACTCAAGACGACGTGCTATTTCCTCACCTCACAGTGAAGGAAACATTAACATATGCTGCACTCCTACGATTGCCTAAGGCATTAACAAAAGAGCAGAAGGAAAAAAGAGCAATAGATGTCATTCATGAGCTTGGCTTAGAGAG GTGCCAAGATACTATGATTGGTGGCTCGTTTGTTCGAGGAGTTTCAGggggagagaggaagagagttTCCATTGGCAATGAGATTATAATCAAcccttctcttctttttcttgatGAGCCAACCTCTGGCCTGGATTCTACAACAGCTCTGAAAACTGTTCAGATGTTACATGACATAGCAGAG GCTGGAAAAACAGTGGTGACAACAATCCACCAGCCATCAAGCAGACTCTTCCACAAATTCGACAAGTTGATTCTTCTTGGGAAGGGAAGCTTGCTCTACTTTGGAAAGGCATCGGAAGCAATGACATATTTCTCATCGATAGGATGTTCCCCTTTAATTGCCATGAACCCTGCAGAGTTCCTGCTAGATCTTGCAAATGGAAATGTAAATGATGTTTCTTTACCATCAGAATTAGAGGATAGAGTGCAAACAGAGTGTGCAGATACTGACACTAGGAATGGAAAACCATCTCCTGTCAGCGTGCATGAG TATCTGGTGGAGGCCTATGATACAAAAGTTGCAGAAAATGAGAAGAAGAAACTTAAGATTCCTCTTCCTCTTGATGAAGAACTGAAGTCAAAGGTGAGTTGTCCAAAACGAGAATGGGGAGCAAGCTGGTTTCAACAATATTCTATATTGTTCTGTAGAGGAATTAAGGAACGGAAGCATGATTACTTCAGCTGGTTGAGAATCACCCAAGTTCTCTCCACTGCAATTATCTTGGGATTACTATGGTGGCAATCAGATGCTCACACTCCCAAAGGCCTGCAAGATCAG GCAGGACTTCTTTTCTTCATCGCCGTCTTCTGGGGATTCTTTCCTGTCTTCACTGCAATCTTTACATTTCCTCAAGAAAGAGCCATGTTGAGTAAGGAACGTGCGGCAAATATGTATAGATTAAGTGCATATTTCTTGGCTAGGACTACAAGTGACCTTCCGCTTGATCTGCTTCTACCAATATTGTTCCTTGTGGTCGTATACTTCATGGCAGGCTTAAGGCTGAGTGTTTCTCCCTTTTTCCTAAGCATGCTTATAGTTCTTCTTAGCATTGTGGCAGCTCag GGTCTTGGACTAGCTATTGGAGCTACACTCATGGACCTAAAGAAGGCCACAACTCTGGCTTCAGTAACTGTGATGACCTTCATGCTGGCTGGTGGATTCTTTGTGAAT AAAGTCCCAGTATTCATATCTTGGGTTAGGTATATGTCTTTCAACTACCACACCTACAAGCTTCTCCTCAAGGTTCAGTACCGACACATCACACCCACCATTAATGGGATGAGATTAGATTCTGGAATAACGGAAGTTGGTGCTCTGGTAGCTATGGTTTTTGGATATCGTTTTTTGGCATATCTTTCATTGAGAAGGATGAAACTTCAATCTGGAGCTTAA